The following coding sequences are from one Paracoccus alcaliphilus window:
- a CDS encoding ATP-binding protein, protein MRIERLSLDFFGHFTGKVLDFGKAGQASDFHVIYGSNEAGKTTVMEAYLRLLYGFPHREPYGFQHQRQNLRISGLLDIGGETRLFTRLPSRSGNLRGEADAAIPETAIASHLGGLSLDDYRSLLCLDDDTIEKGGEDIASARGDIGRLLFSAAAGVADLNAVLEQARAEANGLYKKRASTTRVAELKRELSEVETNIRTLDVSANAWRKLKDALQAARDEEMQSRQARDELRAEQAQIAALRRALPELGEMDRLADEIADCADYPERIDINPEDLVTMRTDRGQADAELRRLLDELDEAEKARAALVIDADRLAVAEQLDDLDELRSRMQTAVLDLPRRERAHEEALSDMARIAQDLGAPEDCDVTALVTSPGEIAILEDLRDKMRDAAAAWETEQREITGLQTRIEQARKAHQSLLEAPPQMGLVDLLKRFDADALAPAVATATQAIASADTALEQVLDALSIGACTFSALPVCQADPLTAADTAQRHADLAEKLGRFDDRLERLDEDIAAVKAKTTRLSEDARIASDEVEQEARARRDALWQAHRETLTSESADSFAPAMKTVDDINAARLAHASELGELRKLLQDLADAEARATTTREQRDGLAEQARELESQVHGLCSQIGLPALSPSAFSDWVALYGKAITAERQRNRLAEHHRETLDRAERLRKALTPLVALETPTLDAALLAARRLAETERRYQDEVRTASDKTAALDEDLERRQGEQGVLEDAAERTAAAWKAKVHELFGETLSPGQLAAALGQLREIREHNEKRRQAERQVNTMQDDQRRFTEASGALGARFGIGESDPLDTFRRLRELAEQAQADKSQHEKLGTRLEDGATRRTELEAKLEDIDRKVVELGAVFPETVDTSTIDALRTAVGKGLDVIAKRERVAELERQILDDLSLRKVEEARQLLADETATTLEAKAKSLDTDLNLAEERMSTATVARANAERDLGSVTGGAEIAELVERRATLQIQIEEAVLDYLERDFGLRLAEDAIRRYRDRHRSDMMAATERAFAELTNNAYQKLLTQPDGAAEILLAVDASGTPKQIGDMSKGTRFQLYLALRAAAYEQMVAQGVQLPFFCDDVFETFDEDRTRAACRLMERIGRSGQAIYLTHHRHVVEIAKEVCDVQPVVHML, encoded by the coding sequence CCCGCAGTGGCAATCTCAGGGGAGAGGCCGACGCGGCCATACCCGAGACCGCGATCGCCTCTCACCTCGGCGGGCTGTCGCTCGACGACTACCGCAGCCTGCTTTGTCTCGACGACGACACCATCGAGAAGGGTGGCGAAGACATCGCCAGCGCGCGAGGCGATATCGGCCGCTTGCTGTTCTCCGCGGCAGCCGGTGTCGCGGACCTCAATGCAGTTCTGGAACAGGCGCGGGCCGAGGCAAACGGCCTTTACAAGAAGCGCGCCAGCACCACGCGCGTCGCGGAACTGAAGCGCGAGTTGAGTGAGGTCGAGACCAACATCCGCACCCTCGATGTCAGCGCCAACGCGTGGCGAAAGCTGAAGGATGCGCTTCAGGCCGCCAGGGATGAAGAGATGCAATCTCGGCAGGCACGGGACGAGCTTCGGGCCGAACAGGCGCAGATTGCCGCGCTGCGCCGGGCCCTGCCCGAACTGGGTGAGATGGACCGCCTCGCGGACGAGATCGCCGACTGCGCCGACTATCCCGAGCGGATCGACATCAATCCCGAAGATCTGGTCACGATGAGGACCGACCGGGGACAGGCGGATGCCGAGTTGCGGCGGCTGCTAGACGAACTTGACGAGGCGGAAAAGGCGCGCGCCGCGCTGGTGATAGACGCGGACCGCCTAGCCGTCGCCGAGCAGTTGGACGATCTGGACGAACTGCGCAGCCGGATGCAAACGGCGGTGCTGGACCTTCCCAGACGCGAACGGGCCCACGAGGAGGCTCTTTCGGACATGGCACGCATCGCCCAGGATCTGGGGGCACCCGAAGATTGCGATGTCACCGCACTTGTCACGTCTCCGGGAGAAATTGCCATCCTTGAAGACCTGCGTGACAAGATGCGAGACGCCGCCGCGGCTTGGGAGACCGAGCAACGCGAGATCACGGGCTTGCAGACCCGAATCGAGCAGGCCCGGAAGGCACATCAATCATTGCTGGAAGCTCCGCCGCAGATGGGTTTAGTGGATCTGCTCAAGCGGTTCGACGCCGATGCCCTGGCACCAGCAGTCGCCACGGCGACACAAGCCATCGCGTCTGCCGACACGGCCCTGGAGCAGGTGCTCGACGCGCTTTCCATCGGTGCATGCACCTTCAGCGCCCTCCCGGTCTGCCAGGCCGATCCATTGACAGCAGCAGACACTGCCCAACGCCATGCCGATCTGGCGGAGAAGCTCGGACGCTTTGACGACAGGTTGGAGCGTTTGGACGAGGACATCGCCGCCGTGAAGGCGAAAACCACCCGGCTCTCGGAAGACGCAAGGATTGCCAGTGACGAAGTGGAACAGGAGGCCCGGGCCCGGCGTGACGCCCTGTGGCAAGCGCATCGCGAGACACTGACTTCCGAGAGCGCCGACAGCTTTGCGCCGGCGATGAAAACGGTGGACGACATCAACGCTGCGCGTCTCGCCCACGCTAGCGAGCTCGGCGAACTGCGAAAGCTCCTGCAGGATCTGGCGGACGCGGAAGCACGCGCGACGACGACCCGGGAACAGCGCGATGGGCTCGCCGAGCAGGCACGAGAGCTCGAGAGCCAAGTCCACGGTCTATGTTCGCAGATCGGGCTTCCAGCGCTTTCCCCTTCGGCTTTTTCGGACTGGGTTGCGCTCTACGGCAAAGCCATAACCGCTGAGCGGCAACGGAACAGGCTTGCCGAACACCACCGGGAGACGCTGGATCGGGCGGAGCGGCTTCGTAAGGCGCTCACGCCCCTCGTCGCGTTGGAGACCCCGACATTGGATGCAGCGTTGCTCGCCGCGCGGCGTCTTGCCGAAACCGAACGGCGCTATCAGGACGAGGTGCGGACAGCCTCAGACAAGACCGCCGCCCTCGATGAGGATCTCGAACGCCGGCAAGGCGAGCAAGGAGTCCTTGAGGACGCCGCAGAGAGGACTGCTGCGGCCTGGAAAGCAAAGGTACATGAGCTTTTCGGCGAGACGCTTTCACCCGGCCAACTTGCCGCAGCTCTCGGGCAGCTGCGTGAAATACGCGAACATAACGAAAAGCGACGACAAGCCGAGCGCCAGGTTAACACGATGCAGGACGATCAGCGCCGGTTCACGGAAGCCTCTGGCGCCCTTGGTGCACGTTTCGGCATCGGGGAGAGCGACCCTCTCGACACGTTCCGGCGCCTGCGGGAGCTCGCAGAACAAGCGCAGGCTGACAAGTCACAGCACGAGAAGCTCGGCACTAGGCTTGAGGACGGTGCAACTCGGCGAACGGAACTCGAGGCGAAGCTCGAAGACATCGACAGGAAAGTGGTGGAACTTGGTGCGGTGTTCCCGGAGACGGTGGATACCAGCACTATTGACGCCCTGCGGACCGCTGTGGGCAAGGGCCTCGACGTCATCGCAAAAAGAGAACGAGTCGCCGAACTCGAACGGCAGATCCTCGACGACCTCTCGCTGCGGAAGGTGGAGGAAGCCCGCCAGCTACTTGCCGATGAAACCGCTACAACGCTCGAGGCGAAAGCGAAGTCCCTAGATACCGATCTCAACCTCGCAGAAGAGCGGATGTCCACCGCCACCGTGGCCCGAGCCAATGCCGAGCGGGACCTCGGCAGTGTTACCGGCGGCGCAGAGATCGCCGAGCTGGTCGAGCGGCGCGCCACGTTGCAGATTCAGATCGAAGAGGCGGTTCTTGACTATCTGGAGCGGGACTTCGGTCTACGCCTCGCCGAAGACGCCATCCGCCGCTATCGCGACAGGCATCGGAGCGACATGATGGCAGCCACTGAGCGTGCATTTGCGGAGCTCACGAATAACGCCTACCAGAAGCTGCTGACACAACCGGACGGTGCGGCTGAAATCTTGTTGGCGGTCGATGCGAGCGGCACCCCCAAGCAGATCGGCGACATGTCGAAGGGAACGAGGTTCCAACTCTATCTGGCGCTGCGCGCCGCGGCCTACGAACAAATGGTAGCACAGGGGGTTCAGCTACCCTTCTTCTGTGACGACGTTTTCGAGACCTTCGATGAGGATCGTACGCGCGCAGCGTGCCGATTGATGGAGCGGATCGGCAGAAGTGGCCAAGCAATCTACCTCACGCATCACCGTCACGTCGTCGAAATAGCCAAGGAAGTTTGCGATGTGCAGCCTGTCGTACACATGCTGTGA
- a CDS encoding DUF262 domain-containing protein has translation MPSESAAIELRSINRLLVDEDGSPARYWIPAYQRGYRWDRLQVTQLLDDIWDFIQASEEKRRTSFYCLQPLVVRKLEDGGYEVVDGQQRLTTIFILLSHRNEILTLLGKQRFSIDYETRDRAFLDEIDLDRSNENVDFYHICQAWLAIEEWLAGRDRMHALKLLQHLLNDDEAGRNVKVIWYELAPNDDPVAAFTRLNIGKIPLTEAELVRALFLRRAAQDDATGNLSLRIAYEWDQIEKRLQDNSVWYFLQNADLDDANRIGLVFRLAARMEGHALNGEDYAVFSHFSDLLSAELSAEIEWRKVKDIFMALEEWYEDRYLFHVLGFVLNQTGGGLSTITELLADSQAFSKHDFSQGLRNRVYRMVLGSDLSAASPDELEEEITNLCRTVDYANAPKVRSLLLLFNLATLLEDPRSNIRFQFDSFKRESWDIEHIRSVSDERPSRPREQDEWLRHCLMFLRTAKEEDEQALAESIEAYLDPDSEPGSRASFEEIDGKILSFFNEAMDGPDHDLANLTLLDSRTNRGYRNAVFAVKRSVLLENDRSGIFVPLCTRNVFLKCYSRTVGNVMFWTDQDGQDYLDAISRTLTRFFLGQAGASR, from the coding sequence ATGCCATCTGAGAGTGCAGCGATCGAGCTGAGATCAATAAATAGGCTGCTCGTTGATGAAGACGGCTCCCCGGCACGGTACTGGATCCCCGCATACCAGCGCGGATATCGCTGGGACCGGCTACAGGTTACCCAACTCCTTGATGACATCTGGGACTTTATCCAAGCCAGCGAGGAGAAACGCCGAACCTCCTTTTACTGCCTCCAGCCATTAGTTGTCCGCAAGCTGGAAGACGGGGGATACGAGGTCGTCGATGGGCAGCAGCGTTTGACAACCATCTTTATCCTGCTCTCCCACCGAAATGAAATCCTCACACTGCTCGGCAAACAACGCTTTTCCATCGACTACGAGACGCGTGACCGCGCCTTTCTTGATGAAATCGATCTCGACCGATCCAACGAGAACGTAGATTTCTACCACATCTGCCAGGCTTGGCTAGCGATTGAGGAATGGCTTGCCGGCCGCGACCGAATGCATGCGCTAAAGCTGCTGCAGCATCTGCTCAACGACGATGAGGCCGGTCGGAACGTGAAGGTCATCTGGTACGAGCTGGCGCCCAATGACGATCCGGTTGCAGCTTTCACCCGACTGAACATAGGGAAGATACCACTTACAGAGGCTGAACTGGTCCGTGCCTTGTTCCTGCGCCGCGCGGCCCAGGACGATGCTACCGGCAATCTTTCGTTGCGGATTGCTTACGAATGGGATCAGATCGAAAAACGGCTGCAGGATAACTCAGTCTGGTATTTCCTGCAGAACGCCGACCTCGATGACGCAAACCGGATCGGCCTTGTCTTTCGGCTCGCTGCAAGGATGGAAGGCCATGCGTTGAACGGGGAAGACTACGCGGTATTTTCCCATTTTTCAGACCTGTTGAGCGCAGAACTAAGTGCCGAGATCGAATGGCGCAAGGTGAAGGATATCTTCATGGCGCTGGAGGAATGGTACGAAGACCGATACCTCTTCCACGTCCTTGGGTTTGTTCTCAATCAGACCGGTGGTGGACTTTCCACGATTACCGAACTCCTTGCTGACAGCCAAGCATTTAGCAAACACGATTTTTCCCAAGGTCTTCGCAATCGGGTCTATCGGATGGTGCTCGGAAGTGATCTATCGGCGGCTTCCCCAGATGAACTTGAGGAAGAGATCACCAATCTCTGCCGTACAGTCGACTACGCAAATGCACCCAAGGTGCGGAGCCTGCTCCTTTTGTTCAATCTGGCAACGCTGCTTGAGGATCCGCGATCAAACATCCGATTCCAGTTCGATAGTTTCAAGCGAGAGTCTTGGGATATCGAGCACATACGCTCAGTGAGCGACGAACGACCTTCACGCCCCCGAGAGCAGGACGAATGGCTGCGCCACTGCTTGATGTTCCTGCGCACTGCCAAGGAAGAAGACGAGCAAGCGCTTGCTGAAAGCATTGAAGCCTACCTCGACCCAGATTCTGAGCCAGGCAGCCGAGCGAGCTTCGAGGAAATCGACGGCAAGATTCTATCGTTCTTCAACGAGGCGATGGACGGCCCTGACCACGACCTCGCAAACCTGACACTGCTGGATTCGCGGACCAACCGCGGCTATCGAAATGCGGTCTTTGCGGTAAAGCGCAGCGTTTTGTTGGAAAACGACAGGTCCGGTATTTTTGTCCCTCTCTGCACTCGTAACGTCTTCCTGAAATGCTACAGCCGCACGGTTGGCAACGTCATGTTTTGGACCGATCAGGACGGACAAGACTACCTAGATGCGATCAGTCGAACGCTGACGCGATTCTTCCTTGGGCAAGCAGGGGCAAGCCGATGA